ATTCTTCAAATAATCTTTATATACTCTCTAATATCCAGAAATTAGGGGCCTTTAGCTCAGCTGGTTAGAGCAACCGGCTCATAACCGGTCGGTCCGGGGTTCGAGTCCCTGAAGGCCCACCAGAAAGCTGTCACACGACAGCTTTTTTTGTATATGTTTCCCACATTGGAGATTTTCACACTGAGAGGTTCAAATAGGCTGAAATAAAGAGGATGTTTTATGCGTTTAACGCCAAGATTATTATGCACTGCAAGCAAAATAAAAAAAGGATCGCGGCCTGTTGATGTAGGAACTGATCATGCTTATCTGCCGATTTATTTAGTCGAGAATGGTATATGCAGCAGGATTATTGCATCGGATTTAAGGTATGGTCCTTTAAAGAAAGCTCAAAAAAATATAGAACTTTTTAATCTTAAGGATAAGATAGACTTAAGGCAGGGATTCGGTCTCTCTCCCATAAGAGCGGGGGAGGCTGATTGCGCTGTAATTGCGGGTATGGGCGGTTTGCTTATATGTAAAATATTGTCCGACGGTATAGATAAAGCGGATGATATGTCTTATTTTGTGATACAGCCCATGCAGGAAGTCCCGGAGGTAAGAAAGTATTTTTACAGTAGTGGATATACTATATATGACGAAGAACTTGTAAAGGAAAGGGATAAGATATATCAGGTTATTTCTGCCAAGCAGGGGCTTGAAATAATCGATGATAAAATATATTATGAAATAGGGAAGAAATTAATTGAAAAAAGAGATCCCCTGTTGAATGAATTTATTTCAGGTAAAATAATTAAGATAGAAAAGATAATCAAAAAGATAGAGAAAATCAAGACTTTGAACGTGCAGGATAAAATATTTTACTGCAGGACGAAAATATCAAGGTATGAGGAAGTGCTAAGATGTCTGTAAAATGCAAACAAATAATTGATATAGCCGAAGAGGTAGCGCCTGCTTATCTTGCGATGAAATATGATAATGTAGGGCTTTTGATAGGTGACGAAAATTCTATGATAAGTTCAATATTGATTTCCCTTGATATAAATGAAAAAGTTATCGATGAAGCAATAGAAGATAAATGCAATATGATAATATCACATCATCCCTT
Above is a genomic segment from Clostridiales bacterium containing:
- a CDS encoding class I SAM-dependent methyltransferase → MRLTPRLLCTASKIKKGSRPVDVGTDHAYLPIYLVENGICSRIIASDLRYGPLKKAQKNIELFNLKDKIDLRQGFGLSPIRAGEADCAVIAGMGGLLICKILSDGIDKADDMSYFVIQPMQEVPEVRKYFYSSGYTIYDEELVKERDKIYQVISAKQGLEIIDDKIYYEIGKKLIEKRDPLLNEFISGKIIKIEKIIKKIEKIKTLNVQDKIFYCRTKISRYEEVLRCL